One region of Pseudomonas alvandae genomic DNA includes:
- a CDS encoding OmpA family protein codes for MRSNARFPLLRFAAFLLIAVFTLAGCQTTPPKGLTPAQIAVLKEQGFKLTEEGWAFGLSGKVLFGSDVESLNPASTEIVERIGKALLGVGIERVRVDGHTDASGSQAYNEQLSVRRANSVGKVLTGVGMREENVQLRGLGSSQPVASNDTASGRTENRRVAIVVIAD; via the coding sequence ATGCGTTCAAATGCTCGTTTCCCCCTGCTGCGATTCGCAGCATTTTTATTGATCGCCGTTTTTACCCTCGCCGGGTGCCAGACCACACCGCCGAAAGGCCTGACCCCAGCGCAGATCGCCGTCCTCAAGGAGCAGGGTTTCAAGTTGACGGAGGAGGGCTGGGCCTTCGGTCTCTCCGGCAAAGTGCTGTTTGGCAGCGATGTGGAAAGCCTCAATCCTGCCAGTACCGAAATTGTCGAGCGGATCGGCAAGGCCCTGCTGGGCGTAGGTATCGAGCGAGTACGTGTCGACGGTCATACCGACGCATCGGGCTCCCAAGCCTATAACGAACAACTGTCGGTACGCCGGGCCAACAGCGTTGGCAAGGTCTTGACAGGCGTGGGCATGCGAGAAGAAAACGTCCAGCTGCGCGGCCTGGGCAGCAGCCAACCCGTCGCATCCAACGACACGGCCAGCGGCCGCACCGAAAACCGCCGCGTCGCCATCGTGGTCATTGCCGACTAA
- a CDS encoding LysR family transcriptional regulator, whose protein sequence is MQKNITSLGSLNWDDLKFFLEVARTRKASTAAKRLAVDYTTVSRRISSLEASLGTLLFEKSRTNGFVLTAEGQRLLGYAESIESTLHMACEQVSGSGVALSGHVRMGCTEGFGSFFITPQLSHFVDAYPAISVDILPLPHFISLSKREADIVIALERPEHGPYVCCKLCDYRLQLYATQQYLDNHPPIHRPADLGKHSFISYVDDLAFSSELLYLANVLPGAHAHLRSTSVIAQFVAAQQGRSLAILPCFLAAQDPRLLPVLPEEITVTRQFWMYCREDLRKLKRITLLWDYIREVTEQNRLLLMGDSREMVFAD, encoded by the coding sequence ATGCAAAAAAACATCACCTCCCTGGGGTCGCTGAATTGGGATGACCTCAAGTTTTTCCTCGAAGTGGCCCGTACCCGCAAGGCCAGCACGGCCGCCAAGCGCCTGGCGGTCGATTACACCACGGTGTCGCGACGCATCAGCTCGCTGGAAGCTTCACTGGGTACGCTGCTGTTCGAGAAATCCCGGACCAACGGTTTTGTCCTGACGGCTGAAGGCCAACGATTGCTGGGCTACGCCGAATCGATCGAAAGCACGCTGCACATGGCTTGCGAACAGGTCTCAGGCTCCGGCGTCGCGCTGTCGGGCCATGTGCGCATGGGCTGCACAGAAGGCTTCGGCAGTTTTTTCATCACGCCGCAACTGAGCCACTTCGTCGATGCCTACCCGGCCATTTCCGTGGACATTCTGCCGCTGCCCCATTTCATCAGCCTCTCCAAGCGCGAAGCCGACATCGTCATCGCCCTCGAACGCCCAGAACACGGCCCATACGTATGCTGCAAGCTGTGCGACTACCGCCTGCAGCTCTACGCCACCCAGCAATACCTGGACAACCACCCGCCCATCCACCGTCCGGCGGACTTGGGCAAGCACTCGTTCATCAGCTATGTGGACGACCTGGCATTCAGTTCCGAGCTGCTCTACCTCGCCAACGTCCTGCCCGGCGCGCATGCTCACCTGCGCAGCACCAGCGTGATCGCGCAATTTGTCGCGGCCCAACAGGGGCGGTCGCTGGCGATCCTGCCGTGCTTCCTGGCGGCCCAGGACCCACGCCTGTTGCCGGTGCTGCCGGAGGAAATCACGGTTACCCGGCAGTTCTGGATGTACTGCCGGGAGGACCTGCGCAAGCTCAAGCGGATCACCTTGTTGTGGGATTACATTCGCGAGGTGACTGAACAGAACCGGCTGTTGCTGATGGGCGACAGCCGGGAGATGGTGTTTGCCGATTAG
- a CDS encoding CoA-acylating methylmalonate-semialdehyde dehydrogenase — translation MNVSLTPSDTALQTVRLLIDGEWVESQSNEWHDIVNPATQQVLAKVPFATASEVDAAIAAAQRAFQTWKLTPIGARMRIMLKLQALIREHSKRIAAVLSAEQGKTIADAEGDIFRGLEVVEHACSIGTLQMGEFAENVAGGVDTYTLRQPIGVCAGITPFNFPAMIPLWMFPMAIACGNTFVLKPSEQDPLSTMLLVELAIEAGVPAGVLNVVHGGKDVVDALCTHKDIKAVSFVGSTAVGTHVYDLAGRHGKRVQSMMGAKNHAVVLPDANREQTLNALVGAGFGAAGQRCMATSVVVMVGAAKQWLPELKALAQKLKVNAGSEPGTDVGPVISKRAKARILELIESGVQQGAKLELDGRGISVPGFEQGNFVGPTLFSGVTTDMRIYTEEIFGPVLVVLEVDTLDQAIALVNANPFGNGTGLFTQSGAAARKFQSEIDVGQVGINIPIPVPVPFFSFTGSRGSKLGDLGPYGKQVVQFYTQTKTVTARWFDDDSVNDGVNTTINLR, via the coding sequence ATGAACGTTTCCCTTACGCCCAGCGACACTGCCCTGCAAACCGTCAGACTGTTGATCGATGGCGAGTGGGTTGAATCCCAATCCAACGAATGGCATGACATCGTCAACCCGGCCACCCAGCAGGTATTGGCGAAGGTTCCGTTCGCCACGGCCTCGGAAGTCGATGCCGCCATCGCCGCCGCCCAGCGTGCTTTCCAGACCTGGAAACTGACGCCCATCGGTGCGCGGATGCGCATCATGCTCAAGCTCCAGGCATTGATTCGCGAGCATTCCAAGCGCATCGCCGCGGTGCTCAGTGCCGAACAGGGCAAGACCATCGCCGACGCCGAGGGCGATATTTTCCGTGGCCTGGAAGTGGTCGAGCATGCCTGTTCCATCGGCACCCTGCAGATGGGCGAGTTTGCCGAAAACGTCGCCGGGGGCGTGGATACCTACACGCTGCGCCAGCCGATCGGGGTGTGCGCGGGCATCACGCCGTTCAACTTCCCGGCGATGATTCCGCTGTGGATGTTCCCGATGGCTATCGCCTGCGGCAACACCTTTGTGCTCAAGCCGTCGGAGCAGGATCCGCTGTCGACCATGCTCCTGGTAGAACTGGCCATCGAGGCCGGCGTGCCGGCGGGTGTCCTCAACGTGGTGCACGGCGGCAAGGATGTGGTGGATGCGCTCTGCACCCACAAGGACATCAAGGCCGTTTCCTTTGTCGGTTCGACGGCGGTCGGTACCCATGTTTATGACTTGGCAGGCCGCCACGGCAAGCGCGTGCAATCGATGATGGGTGCCAAGAACCACGCGGTGGTGTTGCCTGATGCCAATCGTGAGCAGACCCTCAACGCCTTGGTCGGTGCGGGTTTCGGCGCGGCGGGGCAACGTTGCATGGCCACCTCCGTGGTGGTGATGGTGGGCGCAGCCAAGCAATGGTTGCCGGAGCTCAAGGCCCTGGCACAGAAACTCAAGGTCAACGCCGGCAGCGAGCCTGGCACGGACGTTGGGCCGGTGATTTCCAAGCGGGCCAAGGCGCGAATCCTTGAGTTGATCGAAAGTGGCGTGCAGCAAGGTGCGAAGCTGGAACTCGATGGCCGTGGCATCAGCGTGCCGGGCTTCGAGCAGGGCAATTTTGTCGGCCCGACCCTGTTTTCCGGCGTGACGACTGATATGCGCATCTACACCGAAGAGATCTTCGGCCCGGTGCTGGTGGTGCTGGAAGTCGACACCCTCGACCAGGCCATCGCCTTGGTCAACGCCAACCCATTCGGCAACGGCACCGGCCTGTTCACCCAGAGCGGTGCGGCGGCGCGCAAATTCCAGAGCGAAATCGACGTCGGGCAGGTGGGTATCAACATTCCGATCCCGGTGCCGGTACCGTTCTTCAGTTTCACCGGTTCCCGTGGTTCGAAACTCGGCGACCTCGGCCCTTACGGCAAACAAGTGGTGCAGTTCTACACTCAGACCAAGACCGTGACCGCGCGCTGGTTCGACGACGACAGCGTCAATGACGGTGTGAACACCACCATCAATCTGCGTTGA
- the mmsB gene encoding 3-hydroxyisobutyrate dehydrogenase, translated as MNIAFIGLGNMGAPMARNLLKAGHSLNLFDLNQAVLAELAALGGTISASPRDAAQGAALVITMLPAAAHVRSVWLGEDGVLAGIAAGTPAVDCSTIDPQTARDVAAAAAKQGVAMADAPVSGGTGGAAAGTLTFMVGATDELFATLQPVLAQMGRNIVHCGEVGTGQIAKICNNLLLGISMVGVSEAMALGDALGIDTQVLAGIINSSTGRCWSSDTYNPWPGVIETAPASRGYTGGFGADLMLKDLGLATEAARQARQPVILGAVAQQLYQAMSQRGEGGQDFSAIVNSYRKPQ; from the coding sequence ATGAACATTGCATTTATCGGCCTGGGCAACATGGGCGCACCCATGGCGCGCAACCTGCTCAAGGCCGGCCATTCGCTGAACCTGTTCGACTTGAACCAGGCGGTGCTGGCTGAACTGGCGGCGTTGGGCGGCACCATCAGCGCCTCGCCCCGCGACGCGGCCCAGGGCGCGGCGCTGGTGATTACCATGTTGCCCGCCGCTGCCCATGTGCGCAGCGTCTGGCTGGGCGAGGACGGTGTGCTTGCCGGCATCGCCGCCGGTACGCCGGCTGTGGATTGCAGCACCATCGACCCCCAGACCGCCCGCGACGTCGCGGCTGCCGCGGCGAAGCAAGGGGTGGCGATGGCCGATGCGCCTGTTTCGGGCGGTACCGGCGGCGCGGCGGCGGGCACGCTGACCTTCATGGTTGGCGCTACGGACGAGCTGTTCGCCACCCTGCAACCGGTGCTGGCGCAAATGGGCCGCAACATCGTGCACTGCGGCGAAGTCGGCACCGGGCAGATCGCCAAGATTTGCAACAACCTGCTGCTGGGGATTTCCATGGTTGGTGTCAGTGAGGCCATGGCCTTGGGCGATGCCTTGGGGATCGACACCCAGGTGCTGGCCGGCATCATCAATAGTTCAACCGGGCGATGCTGGAGCTCTGATACCTACAACCCTTGGCCCGGCGTGATCGAAACGGCGCCGGCATCCCGTGGCTATACCGGCGGTTTCGGCGCGGACTTGATGCTCAAGGACCTGGGCCTCGCCACCGAAGCGGCGCGTCAGGCTCGTCAGCCGGTGATATTAGGGGCGGTGGCGCAGCAGCTGTATCAGGCGATGAGCCAGCGGGGCGAGGGTGGCCAGGACTTCTCGGCAATTGTGAACAGCTATCGCAAGCCGCAGTAA
- a CDS encoding cupin domain-containing protein yields MTAPITVLRDTHPLPVLDACKWEKLEGDPHTVNLNAYTSEDGSKIMGTWICTPGKWRVDYVKWEYCHFQEGYCVITPDGMAPIHLRAGDIFVVEPGMKGTWEVVETVRKYFVFA; encoded by the coding sequence ATGACCGCACCCATCACCGTCCTGCGCGACACCCATCCGCTGCCCGTACTCGACGCCTGCAAATGGGAAAAGCTTGAAGGCGATCCGCATACCGTCAACCTCAACGCCTACACCAGCGAGGACGGCAGCAAGATCATGGGTACCTGGATCTGCACGCCCGGCAAATGGCGTGTGGATTACGTGAAGTGGGAATACTGCCATTTCCAGGAAGGCTACTGCGTGATCACCCCGGACGGCATGGCACCGATCCATCTGCGGGCCGGTGACATCTTCGTCGTCGAGCCGGGCATGAAAGGTACTTGGGAAGTGGTCGAGACCGTGCGCAAATATTTCGTGTTTGCCTGA
- a CDS encoding LysR substrate-binding domain-containing protein → MHFDLTDLRLYLNILDAGNITAGAARSHLSLAAASARVRTMEASLGIDLLERGRRGVTPTPAGKALAQHARILLQHTEHLQQDLAEYARGVKGRVRLLCNTSAMTEYLPEPLADFLKTHPNLDIDLQELPSSRITHALRQGAADLGIISDAVDTDGLQAWPFRDDPLVLILPAGHPLADNRAVRFSETFGHDYVGLNASSALAIHLEEQALHIGSRMQIRIRADGFDGVIRMVAHGAGIAIVPKAAIDRRPPEPGYHCVPLQEAWAHRALLLCARNFEALPAYAKTLARHLAD, encoded by the coding sequence ATGCACTTCGACCTCACCGACCTGCGCCTCTACCTGAATATCCTCGACGCCGGCAATATCACCGCCGGTGCAGCCCGCAGCCATTTGTCCCTGGCCGCGGCAAGCGCTCGAGTCCGCACCATGGAGGCGTCCCTGGGCATCGATTTGCTCGAACGCGGGCGACGTGGCGTGACCCCGACACCGGCCGGCAAAGCCCTGGCCCAGCATGCCCGAATCCTTTTGCAGCACACCGAACATCTGCAACAAGACTTGGCCGAATACGCCAGAGGCGTCAAGGGCCGGGTGCGACTGCTGTGCAACACCAGCGCCATGACCGAGTACCTGCCGGAACCGCTGGCCGATTTTCTCAAGACCCATCCGAACCTGGATATCGACTTGCAGGAACTGCCCAGTTCACGCATCACCCATGCCCTGCGCCAAGGCGCGGCGGATCTCGGGATTATTTCCGACGCCGTTGACACCGATGGCCTACAGGCCTGGCCTTTTCGCGACGACCCGCTGGTATTGATCCTACCGGCCGGACACCCACTGGCTGACAACCGAGCCGTGCGTTTCAGCGAGACCTTCGGGCACGACTATGTCGGCCTGAACGCCTCCAGTGCCCTGGCGATCCACCTGGAAGAACAGGCCCTGCACATCGGCTCACGCATGCAGATCCGCATTCGCGCCGACGGTTTCGACGGGGTGATTCGCATGGTTGCGCACGGTGCGGGCATCGCCATCGTGCCGAAGGCGGCCATCGACCGGCGCCCGCCCGAGCCTGGGTATCACTGTGTCCCGCTGCAAGAGGCATGGGCCCACCGGGCGTTGCTGCTCTGCGCCCGCAACTTCGAAGCTTTGCCTGCCTATGCCAAGACCCTGGCTCGGCATCTGGCTGATTGA
- a CDS encoding sulfite exporter TauE/SafE family protein: MDTLIAFYQNLGPALSLLVIGTFLLAGTIKGVIGLGLPTIAMGLLGLAMAPTQAAALLIIPATLTNVWQLALGGHLRGLVLRLWPLLLAIFIGTGFGTLWIGMVGGAWAIRGLGAALMVYALSGLFLPTLRVGAVQEGWLAPLCGLLTGVITSATGVFVIPAVPYLQALGLNRDELVQALGLSFTVSTLALAAGLLWRGALGGGELSASLLALIPALLGMWLGQWLRQRISAVLFKRVFFIGLGVLGGHLLVSG, encoded by the coding sequence ATGGACACCCTCATCGCGTTCTACCAAAACCTCGGCCCGGCCCTTTCCCTTCTGGTCATCGGTACCTTCCTGCTGGCCGGCACGATCAAGGGCGTGATCGGCCTCGGCCTGCCGACGATCGCCATGGGCTTGCTCGGGTTGGCTATGGCTCCGACGCAGGCTGCGGCGTTGCTGATCATTCCGGCGACCCTGACCAACGTCTGGCAATTGGCGTTGGGCGGGCATTTACGGGGGCTTGTCCTGCGCCTGTGGCCGTTGCTGCTGGCGATTTTCATTGGCACCGGATTCGGTACGCTGTGGATCGGCATGGTGGGCGGGGCCTGGGCAATAAGGGGACTGGGCGCCGCGCTGATGGTGTACGCATTGAGCGGATTGTTTTTACCGACGTTGCGGGTCGGTGCCGTGCAGGAAGGCTGGCTTGCTCCGCTTTGCGGGTTGCTCACCGGTGTGATCACCTCAGCCACCGGCGTGTTCGTCATTCCGGCGGTGCCGTATCTCCAGGCGTTGGGCTTGAACAGAGATGAGCTGGTACAAGCCCTGGGCCTGTCATTCACCGTTTCAACACTGGCCTTGGCGGCCGGTCTGTTGTGGCGAGGCGCCTTGGGCGGCGGCGAGTTGAGTGCATCGCTGCTGGCGCTGATACCGGCGTTGCTGGGAATGTGGCTCGGGCAATGGCTGCGCCAGCGGATCAGCGCCGTGCTGTTCAAACGGGTATTTTTCATTGGCCTCGGTGTGCTCGGCGGCCATCTGCTGGTCAGCGGTTAG
- a CDS encoding putative quinol monooxygenase — MSDLHGFILHAKTRPEKAEAFEALFRAYVEPSRAEPGCIEYHMLRDQQDPTLFIFYEIWASQADLDVHSNLPHMKQFFEQRMDYLERDFETRRVDMLSRSSANR; from the coding sequence ATGAGTGATTTGCACGGTTTCATCCTGCACGCCAAGACCCGCCCGGAAAAAGCCGAAGCCTTCGAAGCGTTGTTCCGCGCCTACGTCGAACCCAGTCGCGCCGAACCCGGCTGCATTGAATACCACATGCTGCGGGACCAGCAGGACCCGACGCTGTTCATCTTCTACGAAATCTGGGCGTCCCAGGCTGATCTGGACGTGCATTCGAACCTGCCGCACATGAAGCAGTTTTTCGAACAGCGCATGGATTACCTGGAGCGCGATTTCGAGACTCGTCGCGTCGACATGCTCAGCCGGTCCTCGGCTAACCGCTGA
- a CDS encoding NAD(P)H-dependent oxidoreductase, whose protein sequence is MKKVLLLNGGKQFAHSDGRYNATLHDTALSVLDRGGLDVKTTFIDGGYDIKEEVAKFLWADVIIYQMPGWWMGAPWTVKKYIDEVFTEGHGSLYASDGRTRSDASQKYGSGGLVQGKQYMLSLTWNAPQQAFDDPTDFFEAKGVDAVYFPFHKANQFLGMTGLPTFLCVDVMKRPNIEEDVARYERHLAEVFGLSR, encoded by the coding sequence ATGAAAAAAGTCCTGCTGCTCAATGGCGGTAAACAGTTCGCCCATTCCGACGGTCGCTATAACGCGACCCTTCACGACACCGCACTGAGCGTCCTGGACCGTGGCGGTCTTGATGTGAAAACCACTTTCATTGACGGTGGCTACGACATCAAGGAAGAGGTCGCCAAGTTCCTCTGGGCCGACGTCATCATCTACCAGATGCCCGGCTGGTGGATGGGGGCCCCGTGGACCGTGAAAAAATACATCGACGAAGTCTTCACTGAAGGCCATGGCAGCCTCTATGCCAGCGACGGCCGCACTCGCTCCGATGCGTCGCAAAAATACGGCAGCGGTGGTTTGGTGCAGGGCAAGCAATACATGTTGTCGCTGACCTGGAACGCCCCGCAGCAAGCGTTCGATGACCCGACGGATTTCTTCGAAGCCAAGGGCGTGGACGCCGTGTATTTTCCCTTCCACAAGGCCAACCAGTTCCTCGGCATGACCGGCCTGCCAACGTTCCTGTGCGTGGACGTGATGAAGCGCCCGAACATCGAGGAAGATGTGGCGCGGTATGAGCGGCATTTGGCCGAGGTGTTCGGCCTTTCGCGGTAA
- a CDS encoding LysR family transcriptional regulator codes for MKARSDELQIFVCVIECGSISAAAEQVGQTPSAVSRTLSRLEAKLDTTLINRTTRRMDLTEEGKYFFEQAKGILDQMDALEERLSSRQKNPAGRLRINAASPFMLHAIVPHIDEFRTLYPDIQLELNSNDLIIDLLEQSTDVAIRIGTLTDSTLHARSLGCSPLHILASPTYLKAHGTPASVAELAEHSLLGFALNDGLNQWPLRHTHGDRWPIQPAISASSGETVRHLALQGQGIACLSDFMTRDDIRAGRLKVLLVDSNSGYRQPINAVYYRNSQLALRIQCFLDFIQGKLAEYASRDFKG; via the coding sequence GTGAAAGCCAGATCCGACGAGTTGCAGATTTTCGTCTGCGTGATCGAATGCGGGTCGATCTCCGCCGCCGCCGAGCAGGTCGGGCAAACGCCTTCGGCGGTCAGTCGCACCTTGTCGCGGCTGGAAGCCAAGCTCGACACCACGTTGATCAACCGCACCACACGGCGCATGGACCTGACCGAAGAGGGAAAGTATTTCTTCGAGCAGGCCAAGGGCATTCTTGACCAGATGGACGCGCTGGAAGAGCGCTTGTCGTCCCGCCAGAAGAACCCAGCCGGGCGCTTGCGGATCAACGCCGCATCGCCTTTCATGCTCCACGCCATCGTTCCTCACATCGACGAGTTCCGCACGCTCTACCCGGACATCCAGTTGGAGCTCAACAGCAACGACTTGATCATCGATCTGCTCGAACAGAGCACCGACGTCGCCATCCGCATCGGCACCCTCACGGACTCGACGCTTCACGCCCGCTCGCTGGGTTGCAGCCCGTTGCACATCCTCGCCAGTCCGACTTACTTGAAAGCGCATGGCACGCCCGCGAGCGTCGCTGAACTGGCGGAACATTCGCTGTTGGGGTTTGCCCTGAACGATGGCCTCAATCAATGGCCGCTGCGCCACACCCATGGCGACCGCTGGCCGATCCAGCCGGCCATCAGCGCGTCCAGTGGCGAAACCGTACGGCACCTGGCGCTGCAAGGGCAGGGCATTGCCTGCCTGTCGGATTTCATGACCCGTGATGACATTCGTGCCGGTCGGCTCAAGGTGTTGCTGGTCGATTCCAATAGCGGCTATCGCCAGCCGATCAATGCGGTGTACTACCGCAACTCCCAATTGGCCTTGCGGATCCAGTGTTTCCTGGACTTCATTCAAGGCAAGCTCGCCGAATACGCTTCACGAGATTTCAAAGGCTGA
- a CDS encoding NAD-dependent epimerase/dehydratase family protein, producing MNVFVTGAAGFIGGSIATGLVRAGHHVTGLVRSVEQANELTALGITPVIGTLEDSAMLAEQARAADAVINAASSDHHGAAEALVEALKGSNKVLLHTSGSSIVGDASGGRASDDIYHEDNLPQPTADKAARVAIDNLILEAAKHGVNSAVICNTLIYGHSLGVKRDSVQLPRLLKQARKSGVVRHVGHGQNIWSNVHIEDVVELYTLALTRNRPGTFYFVESGEASFIEMTTAMARALNLDAPQGWPLAEAEAEWGYEMANYGLGSNSRVRGTNARELLGWTPKRTSVVAWILDEMV from the coding sequence ATGAACGTATTCGTCACCGGGGCTGCCGGTTTTATCGGCGGTTCCATTGCCACTGGCCTCGTGCGGGCCGGGCATCACGTCACCGGCCTGGTGCGCAGTGTCGAGCAAGCCAACGAGTTGACCGCGTTGGGCATCACGCCGGTCATTGGCACCCTTGAAGACAGCGCAATGCTGGCCGAGCAGGCCCGTGCCGCCGACGCGGTGATCAATGCCGCCAGCAGCGACCATCATGGTGCGGCCGAGGCGTTGGTCGAAGCCCTCAAGGGATCGAACAAGGTTCTGCTGCACACCAGCGGTTCGAGCATTGTCGGCGATGCCTCGGGCGGTCGCGCCAGCGATGACATCTACCACGAAGACAACCTGCCACAACCCACCGCCGACAAGGCTGCACGTGTCGCCATCGACAATCTGATCCTTGAAGCGGCCAAGCACGGGGTGAACTCGGCGGTCATCTGCAACACCTTGATCTACGGCCACAGCCTGGGTGTCAAGCGTGACAGCGTGCAACTGCCGCGCCTGCTCAAGCAGGCCCGTAAGAGTGGCGTGGTGCGGCATGTCGGGCATGGGCAGAACATCTGGTCCAACGTGCACATCGAGGATGTGGTCGAGCTGTACACGTTGGCGCTCACCCGTAACCGGCCCGGCACGTTCTACTTCGTTGAAAGCGGCGAAGCGTCGTTTATCGAGATGACCACCGCGATGGCCCGGGCGCTGAATCTCGATGCGCCACAGGGTTGGCCGCTGGCGGAGGCCGAGGCCGAGTGGGGGTATGAAATGGCCAACTATGGGCTGGGCTCCAACAGTCGTGTGCGCGGCACGAATGCCCGTGAATTGCTCGGCTGGACGCCGAAGCGGACGTCGGTGGTGGCGTGGATTCTTGATGAGATGGTGTGA
- a CDS encoding SulP family inorganic anion transporter codes for MKPARLRADALAGLTTSFALLPECIAFALVAHLNPLMGLYGAFIICTLTALFGGRPGMVSGAAGSMAVVIVALVVQHGVQYLLATVLLGGLIMMAFGLLRLGKLVRMVPHPVMLGFVNGLAIVIALAQLEHFKRDGAWLSGAPLYLMAGLVALTMAIVYLLPRLTRSVPPALVAILGVGLAVYLLGLPTRTLGDMAHIAGGLPVFALPDIPWNLETLQIVAPYAVIMAMVGLLETLLTLNLTDEITESRGYPDRECVALGAANMASGMLGGMGGCAMIGQTMINLSSGGRGRLSGVVAGVMVLLFVLFLSPLIERIPLAALVGVMFVVSQQTFAWASLRVVNKVPANDVLVIVAVTIITVFTDLAIAVLCGIIIAALNFAWQQARELYADAHLEADGSKLYHLHGTLFFASTTQFLNQFDPTSDPALVTVDCRHLRFVDYSAVAALMTLRERYSKAGKHLRVFHLSERCKRMLKRAGVQHD; via the coding sequence ATGAAACCAGCACGTCTTCGCGCCGACGCCCTCGCCGGCCTCACCACCTCTTTCGCCTTGCTCCCCGAATGCATCGCCTTCGCCCTGGTGGCCCACCTCAACCCGCTGATGGGGCTGTACGGCGCATTCATCATTTGCACGCTGACTGCGTTGTTCGGCGGTCGGCCCGGGATGGTGTCGGGCGCGGCGGGGTCGATGGCGGTGGTGATCGTCGCGCTGGTGGTCCAGCACGGTGTGCAATACCTGTTGGCGACCGTGCTGCTGGGCGGACTGATCATGATGGCGTTCGGGCTGTTGCGGCTGGGCAAGCTGGTGCGCATGGTGCCGCACCCGGTGATGCTCGGCTTCGTCAATGGCTTGGCCATCGTGATTGCGCTGGCGCAGCTGGAGCATTTCAAGCGTGACGGCGCCTGGCTGAGCGGCGCCCCGCTGTACCTGATGGCGGGCCTGGTGGCGCTGACCATGGCCATCGTCTACCTGCTGCCGCGCCTGACCCGCAGTGTGCCGCCGGCCCTGGTGGCAATCCTCGGCGTCGGCCTGGCGGTCTATCTGCTTGGCCTGCCGACCCGGACGCTGGGCGACATGGCGCACATCGCTGGCGGCTTGCCAGTTTTCGCCCTGCCGGACATTCCCTGGAACCTGGAAACCCTGCAAATCGTCGCGCCCTATGCAGTGATCATGGCGATGGTCGGTTTGCTGGAAACCCTGCTGACCCTGAACCTGACCGACGAAATTACCGAGAGTCGCGGCTATCCCGATCGTGAGTGCGTGGCGCTGGGTGCGGCCAACATGGCCTCCGGGATGCTGGGCGGCATGGGCGGTTGCGCGATGATCGGCCAGACGATGATCAACCTCAGTTCAGGCGGACGCGGGCGGTTGTCAGGTGTGGTGGCCGGGGTGATGGTGTTGCTGTTCGTGTTGTTCCTGTCGCCGCTGATCGAGCGCATTCCGCTGGCGGCGCTGGTGGGCGTGATGTTCGTCGTGTCGCAACAGACCTTCGCCTGGGCCTCGCTGCGGGTGGTCAACAAAGTACCGGCGAACGATGTGCTGGTCATCGTTGCAGTGACGATCATTACGGTATTCACCGACCTGGCCATCGCAGTGCTTTGCGGGATCATCATCGCGGCGCTCAATTTCGCCTGGCAACAAGCCCGCGAACTGTACGCCGATGCGCACCTGGAAGCGGACGGCAGCAAGCTTTATCACTTGCACGGCACGTTGTTCTTCGCCTCGACAACCCAGTTCCTCAACCAGTTCGACCCAACCAGCGACCCAGCCCTGGTAACGGTCGATTGCCGTCACTTGCGCTTCGTCGACTACTCCGCCGTCGCCGCGCTGATGACCCTGCGCGAGCGCTACAGCAAGGCCGGCAAACATCTGCGCGTGTTCCACCTGTCCGAGCGGTGCAAGCGAATGCTCAAGCGCGCGGGTGTGCAGCACGACTAA